In Flavobacterium cerinum, one genomic interval encodes:
- a CDS encoding DUF7674 family protein produces the protein MKTFNETLVQKMERLANLTIRSLQSGKTACTKRCLDLAEQLLQKGNTEMKNAITNVYLYSVSHYLELNRYPMAKLLPVSLHKEYVKQINTSGV, from the coding sequence ATGAAAACATTCAACGAAACCCTGGTTCAAAAAATGGAACGTTTGGCTAATCTTACCATCCGTAGCCTGCAATCAGGAAAAACAGCTTGTACGAAAAGATGTCTGGATCTTGCCGAACAACTGTTACAAAAAGGCAATACCGAAATGAAAAATGCCATTACTAATGTTTACCTCTATTCCGTTTCTCATTATCTGGAACTGAATCGATATCCGATGGCAAAATTACTTCCGGTTAGCCTACACAAAGAATACGTTAAGCAAATTAATACTTCAGGAGTATGA
- a CDS encoding potassium-transporting ATPase subunit F translates to MILLFFIALAVFAYICYVLLKPEKF, encoded by the coding sequence ATGATACTACTGTTTTTTATAGCGCTGGCTGTTTTTGCCTATATCTGTTATGTTTTGCTAAAGCCCGAAAAGTTCTAA
- the kdpA gene encoding potassium-transporting ATPase subunit KdpA, with protein MNTEIIGIIVMFLITLVLALPLGKYIAKVYSGQKTFLDPVFNPIEKLFFKSSGIDAAKDMNWKQHMVALLAINVVWFILGMAILLCQGWLPLNPDHNPNMTPDLAFNTIISFLVNCNLQHYSGETGVSYLSQLFLMFLQFVSAGIGLAAAAVLFNALKERTTEKLGNFYNYFIKSCTRILLPVAVITAVILLFNGTPMTFNGKDTMTTLQGDSVQVSTGPAAAFVAIKHVGTNGGGFFGTNSAHPFENPNYLTNMTEMVAQMIIPFAMIFALGFYLNRRKLSWMIFSVMTIGFLALAVPTVMTEIKGNPAIAQMGIDTTQGATEGKEIRFGAAASGYWSIATTVISTGSVNSMHDSSMPLSGMNQLLAMMVNCFYGGCGVGILNFYIFIILAVFISGLMVGRTPEFLGKKIEAREMKIAMIVALLHPFLILVGTALSTAFPEQGASTLNNPGFHGFSEILYEYTSSAANNGSGFEGLGDNNPWWNITTGIVLLLSRFLPIIGPIAIAGILAAKKHIPESAGTLKTDTATFGLMTFAVIAIIAALSFFPALTLGPIAEYFSMK; from the coding sequence ATGAATACAGAAATTATAGGAATCATTGTAATGTTTCTGATCACATTGGTACTGGCACTACCATTGGGAAAATACATTGCTAAAGTCTATTCCGGACAAAAAACATTTCTTGATCCGGTTTTTAACCCGATCGAAAAGTTATTTTTCAAATCAAGCGGTATCGATGCCGCAAAAGACATGAACTGGAAACAACATATGGTCGCTTTACTAGCCATAAACGTGGTCTGGTTTATTCTCGGAATGGCGATACTACTATGTCAGGGATGGTTGCCGTTAAACCCGGATCACAATCCGAATATGACACCCGATCTGGCTTTTAATACCATTATCTCTTTCCTTGTCAATTGTAATCTACAACACTACTCAGGAGAAACCGGAGTAAGTTATCTTAGTCAGCTGTTTTTAATGTTTTTGCAATTCGTTTCTGCCGGAATCGGATTAGCCGCTGCTGCTGTATTATTTAATGCACTGAAAGAACGAACTACTGAAAAACTAGGTAATTTTTACAACTATTTTATCAAATCCTGTACCCGTATCTTATTACCGGTAGCTGTTATTACGGCTGTTATCCTATTGTTTAACGGTACACCGATGACTTTTAACGGTAAAGACACCATGACAACATTACAAGGCGACAGCGTACAGGTTTCTACCGGACCGGCTGCTGCATTTGTAGCCATCAAACACGTTGGAACAAACGGTGGCGGTTTTTTCGGAACCAACTCGGCACACCCTTTTGAAAACCCAAACTACCTGACCAATATGACCGAAATGGTCGCTCAAATGATCATTCCTTTTGCCATGATATTCGCTTTGGGTTTTTATTTGAACCGACGTAAACTATCCTGGATGATCTTTTCCGTGATGACAATCGGTTTTCTGGCACTTGCCGTACCTACTGTAATGACGGAGATAAAAGGAAATCCGGCTATTGCTCAAATGGGCATTGACACCACACAAGGTGCTACCGAAGGAAAAGAAATTCGTTTTGGTGCCGCTGCTTCCGGTTACTGGAGTATTGCAACTACTGTGATCTCGACCGGATCGGTCAATTCGATGCACGATAGCAGTATGCCGCTTTCCGGTATGAATCAATTATTAGCCATGATGGTCAACTGTTTTTACGGTGGTTGTGGTGTCGGTATTCTTAACTTTTACATCTTTATTATTCTGGCCGTCTTTATAAGCGGTTTGATGGTAGGACGAACTCCGGAATTTTTAGGAAAGAAAATCGAAGCCCGCGAAATGAAAATCGCTATGATTGTTGCTTTATTACACCCTTTCCTGATATTAGTAGGAACTGCTTTATCTACCGCTTTCCCGGAACAAGGTGCAAGTACACTTAACAATCCCGGATTCCACGGTTTTAGTGAGATTTTATACGAATATACCTCATCGGCAGCCAATAACGGTAGTGGTTTTGAAGGTTTAGGTGATAACAATCCGTGGTGGAATATCACAACCGGTATTGTATTGTTACTTTCCCGATTCCTGCCTATTATCGGCCCGATAGCAATTGCCGGTATACTTGCCGCTAAAAAGCATATCCCGGAAAGTGCCGGAACATTAAAAACCGACACGGCTACTTTTGGTTTGATGACATTTGCTGTTATCGCCATCATTGCGGCCTTATCCTTCTTCCCTGCTCTTACACTGGGACCTATTGCGGAATATTTTTCAATGAAATAA
- the kdpB gene encoding potassium-transporting ATPase subunit KdpB has product MKTKNQSLFQKELLGEAFKQSFVKLNPASLFRNPIMFTVEIGTAVMLGVCIWILTGETTQGSFAYNFTVFLILLFTLLFANFAEAIAEARGKAQADSLRKTREETPAKKIEQVGELYVNEITIVPSSSLRKGDLFVCEAGDIIPTDGEIIEGLATIDESAITGESAPVIREAGGDKSSVTGGTKVLSDKIKVQVTAEPGESFLDKMIALVEGASRQKTPNEIALTILLAGFTLVFIIVCVTLKPFADYANIPITIAAFISLFVCLIPTTIGGLLSAIGIAGMDRALRANVITKSGKAVETAGDIDVLLLDKTGTITIGNRKATNFYPANGINEAEFIKACALSSLADETPEGKSIVELAGKDTTKSLSIQNATLIQFTAETRCSGVNLPDGTRIRKGAFDAIRKISEKAGLPFPKEITDAVTKISGNGGTPLVVSQNEKVIGVIELQDIIKTGISERFERLRKMGVKTVMVTGDNPLTAKFIAEKAGVDDFIAEAKPEDKMNYIKAEQHKGKLVAMMGDGTNDAPALAQADVGVAMNSGTQAAKEAGNMVDLDNDPTKLIEIVEIGKQLLMTRGTLTTFSIANDVAKYFAIIPALFITAIPALQGLNIMKLHSPETAILSAVIFNAIIIPFLIPLALKGVTYKPIGASALLRRNLLIYGLGGVLVPFIGIKLIDMIVALFL; this is encoded by the coding sequence ATGAAAACCAAAAATCAATCCCTGTTCCAAAAAGAACTTTTAGGGGAAGCATTTAAACAATCTTTTGTAAAACTTAACCCGGCCTCTCTTTTCCGGAATCCGATTATGTTCACCGTGGAAATCGGTACAGCTGTTATGCTTGGCGTTTGTATCTGGATACTGACTGGAGAAACAACACAGGGAAGTTTTGCGTATAATTTTACCGTCTTTTTAATTCTGTTATTCACCTTGTTGTTTGCCAATTTTGCGGAAGCTATTGCAGAAGCACGCGGTAAAGCGCAGGCGGACAGTTTGCGTAAAACCAGAGAAGAAACGCCTGCCAAAAAAATAGAGCAAGTCGGTGAATTATATGTAAACGAAATCACGATAGTACCGTCGTCAAGTCTTAGAAAAGGAGATCTTTTTGTTTGTGAAGCGGGCGACATTATTCCTACCGACGGTGAAATTATTGAAGGTCTGGCAACAATTGATGAAAGTGCCATTACCGGTGAAAGCGCTCCGGTAATTCGCGAAGCCGGCGGTGATAAAAGCTCGGTAACCGGTGGTACGAAAGTACTGTCCGACAAAATCAAAGTGCAGGTAACAGCCGAACCGGGCGAAAGTTTTCTGGACAAGATGATCGCTTTGGTGGAAGGCGCTTCCCGTCAGAAAACACCAAATGAGATTGCCCTTACAATATTACTGGCCGGATTTACACTGGTATTTATTATTGTTTGTGTTACCTTAAAACCTTTTGCCGACTATGCCAATATTCCAATCACCATTGCAGCTTTTATTTCCCTTTTTGTCTGTTTGATTCCAACAACGATCGGAGGTTTACTTTCCGCTATCGGAATTGCCGGTATGGATCGCGCACTTCGGGCCAATGTAATTACGAAGTCCGGTAAAGCTGTAGAAACGGCCGGTGACATTGACGTATTGTTATTGGACAAAACCGGAACTATTACGATCGGTAACCGAAAAGCAACTAACTTTTATCCTGCTAACGGTATTAACGAAGCGGAATTTATAAAAGCTTGTGCGTTGTCTTCATTAGCAGATGAAACACCGGAAGGAAAATCAATCGTGGAACTGGCCGGCAAAGACACTACCAAAAGTCTTTCCATTCAGAATGCAACATTAATCCAGTTTACGGCCGAAACCCGTTGTAGCGGAGTTAATTTACCTGACGGGACTCGTATTCGTAAAGGAGCGTTCGATGCTATTCGCAAAATAAGTGAGAAAGCAGGGCTTCCTTTTCCGAAAGAAATTACCGATGCCGTAACTAAAATTTCGGGGAATGGCGGTACGCCACTTGTTGTTTCTCAAAATGAAAAGGTAATCGGAGTAATCGAATTACAGGATATTATCAAAACCGGAATCAGCGAGCGTTTTGAGCGCCTTCGTAAAATGGGTGTAAAAACGGTAATGGTAACCGGTGACAACCCGTTAACGGCCAAATTTATTGCTGAAAAAGCCGGAGTGGATGACTTTATTGCCGAAGCCAAACCGGAAGATAAAATGAATTATATCAAAGCCGAACAACATAAAGGGAAACTGGTTGCGATGATGGGTGACGGTACCAATGACGCACCGGCTTTAGCTCAGGCTGATGTTGGTGTTGCCATGAACAGCGGAACGCAAGCTGCCAAAGAAGCCGGTAATATGGTAGATTTGGACAATGATCCTACTAAACTGATTGAAATCGTGGAAATCGGGAAACAGTTGCTAATGACACGCGGTACCTTAACCACTTTTAGTATCGCAAACGACGTAGCCAAATATTTTGCGATTATCCCGGCGCTGTTTATCACCGCAATACCGGCCTTACAAGGGTTAAATATTATGAAACTTCACAGTCCGGAAACCGCAATATTATCAGCCGTAATTTTTAATGCTATCATTATTCCGTTCCTGATTCCATTAGCATTAAAAGGGGTTACCTATAAACCGATTGGCGCATCGGCACTATTACGACGCAATTTGCTTATCTACGGATTGGGTGGCGTATTGGTTCCTTTTATCGGGATCAAACTGATTGATATGATTGTTGCACTGTTTCTGTAA
- a CDS encoding K(+)-transporting ATPase subunit C, whose amino-acid sequence MKNYIVSGIKLTLVCIVFFAGIYTLVIWGIAQLAPNKGKGEIVEYNGKSYYANIGQSFTEPKYFNSRPSAVNYNAAGSGGSNKGPSNPEYLAEVQKRIDTFLILNPGVSKKDIPVDLVTASGSGLDPDISVQAAKVQVNRIAKIRAIEPEKLNQLIAENTQKPLLGLFGPEKINVLQLNIALDKLQS is encoded by the coding sequence ATGAAAAATTATATCGTATCCGGCATCAAACTAACATTGGTTTGTATCGTATTCTTTGCCGGAATCTATACACTGGTTATTTGGGGGATTGCCCAACTGGCCCCTAATAAAGGAAAAGGTGAAATTGTGGAATACAACGGCAAAAGTTATTACGCTAATATAGGCCAATCCTTTACCGAACCGAAATATTTTAATTCCCGTCCGTCAGCGGTTAATTATAACGCTGCCGGTTCCGGCGGAAGTAATAAAGGTCCGAGTAATCCGGAATACCTGGCTGAAGTACAAAAAAGAATAGACACCTTTTTGATTCTGAATCCGGGTGTATCCAAAAAGGATATCCCTGTTGATCTGGTTACAGCAAGCGGTAGCGGACTCGATCCGGATATTTCGGTACAGGCTGCCAAAGTACAGGTAAACCGAATCGCTAAAATCCGGGCTATCGAACCGGAAAAACTAAATCAATTAATCGCCGAAAATACACAAAAACCATTATTAGGTCTTTTCGGTCCTGAAAAAATCAATGTTTTACAACTCAATATCGCTTTAGATAAATTACAATCCTAA
- a CDS encoding porin, with product MNTKIFHSTLIALVSSFGLQAQTEDNNTEKKSPLTFSGYLETYYAYDVNAPENNTRPGFIYSHNRHNEINLNLGYIKANYEKDRVRANIAIMAGTYSNANLASEAGVLKNIYEANAGIRLSEKHNLWVDAGIFASHIGFESAVSKDCWTLTRSILADNSPYYESGAKIAYTSPSQKWFISGLVLNGWQRIQRVDGNKSLAFGHQVTYKPNSKVTLNSSSFIGNDKPAIEKRMRYFHNFYGQFQLNPKWGLITGFDIGAEQKEKHSTSYNLWYSPVMILKYNATEKVSLAARGEYYADKNGVIISTGTPNGFQTFGYSVNLDYKIMDNVVWRVEARNLNSKDAIFTRDTEPVTHNFVAVTSLAVSF from the coding sequence ATGAACACCAAAATTTTCCATTCGACCTTAATCGCATTAGTTTCTTCCTTTGGTTTACAAGCACAAACCGAAGATAACAATACGGAAAAAAAATCGCCTTTAACTTTTAGCGGCTACCTTGAAACCTATTATGCTTACGATGTAAACGCTCCGGAAAACAACACACGTCCGGGCTTTATCTATTCCCATAACCGCCATAACGAAATCAATCTGAATTTAGGTTATATCAAAGCAAACTATGAAAAAGACCGGGTTCGCGCTAACATCGCCATTATGGCCGGAACTTATAGCAATGCGAATCTCGCTTCGGAAGCCGGCGTTTTAAAAAATATTTACGAAGCCAATGCCGGAATCAGATTGTCCGAAAAACACAACCTTTGGGTGGATGCCGGGATTTTTGCCTCTCATATCGGTTTTGAAAGTGCTGTCAGTAAAGATTGCTGGACCTTAACCCGAAGCATCCTTGCCGATAACTCTCCTTATTATGAAAGCGGTGCGAAAATAGCATATACCTCACCTAGTCAAAAATGGTTTATTAGCGGACTGGTACTAAACGGCTGGCAACGTATCCAGCGAGTAGACGGAAACAAATCACTGGCTTTTGGTCATCAGGTTACCTATAAACCCAATAGTAAGGTGACTTTAAACAGTAGTTCATTTATCGGAAATGACAAACCGGCGATCGAAAAACGGATGCGTTATTTTCATAATTTTTACGGACAGTTTCAGTTAAATCCGAAATGGGGATTAATCACCGGATTTGATATCGGAGCCGAACAAAAGGAAAAACACAGTACGAGTTATAATCTTTGGTATTCACCGGTAATGATTTTAAAATATAATGCTACTGAGAAAGTCAGCTTAGCAGCTCGCGGTGAATATTATGCCGATAAAAACGGCGTAATTATCAGTACCGGTACACCAAACGGTTTTCAGACATTCGGATATTCCGTAAATTTGGATTACAAAATCATGGATAACGTAGTTTGGCGTGTCGAAGCTCGCAACTTAAATAGTAAAGATGCTATTTTTACACGCGATACAGAACCGGTAACCCATAATTTTGTCGCTGTAACCTCATTAGCCGTTTCATTTTAA
- a CDS encoding sensor protein KdpD: MENNREDNVQHFLDLIRKSRKGKFKVYIGMSAGVGKSYRMLQEAHSLLKNGIDIKIGFIETHNRKETHELLAGLPVIPRRKLFYKGKELEEMDVQAVINLRPEVVIVDELAHTNIEGSKNAKRWQDVLEILDAGINVISAVNIQHIESLNESVKNITGIEVKERIPDSVLAQADEVVNIDLTADELITRLKEGKIYEAGKIEMALRNFFKGEHILQLRELALKEVASQVERKVETEVIKNKNIRQEKLMACISSNEKTAKRVIRKTARLANYYNSKWFVLYVQLPEESADKIALDKQRHLINNFKLATELGGEVLKVEHTKIAKAIIEQAELKKITTVCIGKPRMNFIKIILSTNIFKELLNKLSSSDIDLIILS; encoded by the coding sequence TTGGAAAATAACAGAGAAGATAATGTCCAACATTTTCTCGACTTGATCCGAAAATCAAGGAAAGGAAAATTTAAAGTGTATATCGGTATGAGCGCCGGTGTAGGCAAAAGCTATCGTATGCTTCAGGAAGCCCATTCCCTGTTAAAAAACGGAATCGACATTAAAATCGGTTTTATCGAAACCCATAACCGTAAGGAAACCCACGAGCTACTCGCGGGTTTACCTGTTATACCGCGCCGTAAATTGTTTTATAAAGGTAAGGAACTCGAAGAAATGGATGTTCAGGCCGTTATTAACCTACGCCCGGAAGTCGTTATTGTCGATGAGTTGGCACACACCAATATTGAAGGCAGTAAAAATGCAAAACGCTGGCAGGATGTTCTTGAAATTCTCGATGCCGGGATTAACGTGATAAGCGCCGTCAATATTCAGCATATCGAGAGCCTGAACGAATCGGTTAAAAACATTACCGGAATCGAAGTGAAAGAACGAATTCCCGATAGTGTATTGGCTCAGGCCGATGAAGTGGTAAATATCGACTTAACTGCCGATGAACTGATCACTCGTTTAAAAGAAGGAAAAATATACGAAGCCGGAAAAATCGAAATGGCACTACGCAATTTCTTTAAAGGTGAACATATCCTGCAATTACGGGAACTGGCTTTAAAGGAAGTGGCCAGTCAGGTAGAACGAAAAGTCGAAACGGAAGTCATCAAAAATAAAAACATCCGTCAGGAAAAATTGATGGCTTGTATCAGTAGTAATGAAAAAACAGCCAAAAGGGTGATTCGTAAAACGGCCCGACTGGCCAATTATTATAACAGTAAATGGTTTGTTTTATATGTACAGCTTCCGGAAGAAAGCGCCGATAAAATCGCGCTCGATAAACAGCGTCACTTGATCAATAATTTCAAACTCGCTACGGAACTCGGCGGCGAAGTTTTAAAAGTGGAACATACCAAAATCGCCAAAGCGATTATCGAACAGGCGGAACTCAAAAAAATAACGACTGTTTGTATCGGGAAACCGCGAATGAATTTCATCAAGATTATTCTTTCGACAAACATTTTTAAAGAATTACTGAATAAACTATCTTCGAGTGATATTGACCTGATAATTTTAAGTTAG
- a CDS encoding HAMP domain-containing sensor histidine kinase, which translates to MKIKTKLTLGVGLLFFLIVLLVALGVRQLHTLANDTENILVDNYNSLDYSRNMLKELDKIEIEKQSPDKFQHYLELQSRNITEIGEKELTENLLEDSKAFAQQPDNKAVITLIRNDLNDIMKLNMDSIQRKSIVASQTADRAILWISITGSMCFIIAFTLLVNLPSTIADPIKDLTESIRQIAGKNYSRRVHFESHNEFGDLARSFNTMAEKLQEYSDSNLARLMMEKKRIETLINNMHDPVIGLDDTQKILFANEEALKISGLKSADIIGKPVQEIAVYNDLIRSLIQHLAGNQTDITQNKPLTIYADNKESYFEKQIVPIVITPTGETEKKEVGSFIILRNVTLYKELDYAKTNFIATVSHEFKTPIASMKMSLQLLENESIGPLNEEQQHLIASIKDDTKRLLRTTGELLNITQVETGKTQLQIEKSNTRQIVTEALEATQKLAEQKNIQLFTSFSDSISDVWVDREKTTWVVSNLITNAIRYSYENTAIQIQITEDESYVKVIVKDNGLGISSQYTHKIFDRYFRIPGSEKEGTGLGLAISKEFIEAQQGHISVESELGSGSTFILSLKKVTE; encoded by the coding sequence ATGAAAATAAAAACCAAATTAACCCTGGGTGTCGGATTACTATTCTTCCTTATCGTACTGCTCGTAGCATTAGGCGTACGACAATTGCACACGTTGGCTAACGACACGGAAAATATTCTGGTCGACAATTACAATTCGCTCGACTATTCCCGAAATATGTTGAAGGAACTGGATAAAATCGAAATCGAGAAACAATCGCCTGATAAATTCCAACACTATCTGGAACTTCAAAGTCGGAATATTACCGAAATCGGTGAAAAAGAACTAACCGAAAACCTGCTTGAAGATAGTAAAGCTTTTGCTCAACAACCCGACAATAAAGCGGTGATCACTCTGATTCGCAACGATCTGAACGATATTATGAAGTTAAATATGGATTCCATCCAACGGAAAAGTATTGTCGCTTCTCAAACTGCTGATCGTGCCATTTTATGGATCTCGATCACAGGTTCCATGTGTTTTATCATTGCTTTTACCTTATTGGTCAATCTTCCAAGTACAATTGCTGATCCGATAAAAGATCTTACGGAAAGTATTCGGCAAATCGCAGGAAAGAACTATTCCAGACGAGTTCATTTTGAAAGTCATAATGAATTTGGTGATCTGGCGCGTTCTTTTAATACGATGGCGGAAAAATTGCAGGAATACAGCGATAGTAATCTCGCCCGACTCATGATGGAAAAGAAACGAATTGAAACATTGATTAATAATATGCACGATCCGGTAATCGGACTGGATGATACACAGAAGATTTTGTTTGCCAATGAAGAAGCTTTAAAAATATCCGGCTTAAAATCGGCTGACATTATCGGGAAACCGGTACAGGAAATCGCTGTTTATAATGACTTGATTCGATCATTGATTCAACATCTGGCCGGAAATCAAACGGATATAACTCAAAACAAACCGCTTACGATATATGCCGACAATAAAGAGAGTTATTTCGAAAAGCAGATTGTTCCGATCGTCATTACACCAACCGGAGAAACCGAGAAAAAAGAAGTCGGTTCCTTTATCATATTGCGTAACGTTACCTTATATAAGGAACTGGATTATGCCAAAACGAACTTTATCGCTACGGTTTCCCATGAATTTAAAACACCGATTGCTTCAATGAAAATGAGCTTGCAGTTATTGGAAAATGAAAGCATCGGTCCGCTTAACGAAGAGCAACAACATCTTATCGCCAGTATTAAAGATGATACCAAACGACTATTACGAACTACAGGTGAATTATTAAATATTACACAGGTGGAAACCGGTAAGACTCAATTGCAGATTGAAAAAAGCAATACCCGCCAAATTGTTACCGAAGCTTTAGAAGCGACACAAAAACTGGCCGAACAGAAAAACATTCAACTCTTCACCTCTTTTTCCGATTCTATCTCGGATGTTTGGGTCGATCGGGAAAAAACAACATGGGTCGTTTCCAATCTGATTACCAATGCGATTCGTTATTCATATGAAAACACCGCAATACAGATTCAAATTACCGAAGACGAATCGTATGTAAAAGTCATTGTTAAAGACAACGGGCTCGGTATTTCGTCTCAGTATACTCATAAAATATTCGATCGGTATTTCCGGATTCCGGGTTCCGAAAAAGAAGGTACCGGTCTCGGACTTGCGATCAGTAAAGAATTTATAGAAGCGCAGCAAGGTCATATCTCCGTTGAAAGTGAATTGGGTTCCGGCAGTACTTTTATTCTATCACTTAAAAAAGTCACGGAATAA